A single Halobellus ruber DNA region contains:
- the ureC gene encoding urease subunit alpha, translating into MTREIDRRNYADLYGPTKGDRVRLGDTSLFAAVEADLRTHGDEAVFGGGKTLRDGLGMAPGVTQQEGALDWVITNATVLDPVVGIVAGDIGIRNGEIVGIGKAGNPDTMDGVDMVVGPSTDAYPAEGKIATAGGLDIHVHWNSAQLHEHALASGITTMLGGGYGGGAATTTTGPENVKRFLQAADEWPVNVGFYGKGNASDPEPLHEQIDAGVCGLKLHEDWGSTPEAIDTALAVAEDTDVQVCMHTDTLNEAGFLETTFEAVDGRTMHLFHIEGAGGGHAPDIMELVGEPNMLPSSTNPSMPYTDNTFDEHLDMVMVCHHLNPDVPEDVAFAESRVRSETIAAEDVLHDVGAISMMTSDAQAMGRVGEVIPRTWQTASKMKSQRGPLPEDSESDGDNHRIKRYLAKYTINPAISSGIDEYVGSLEPGKLADICLWDPAFFGVKPAMTFKGGFPVHSEMGEANGSLMTCQPVKQRERAGAKGTAKHALSVSFVSPAAAEAGVGGAYGLDKRVLPVEGTRTPAKGDMLYNDYCPDDIEVDSETFEVTIDGEHITCEPASELPLAQRYTI; encoded by the coding sequence ATGACCCGGGAGATCGACCGCCGGAACTACGCCGACCTCTACGGACCCACCAAGGGTGACAGGGTTCGGCTGGGCGACACGTCGCTGTTCGCGGCGGTCGAGGCGGACCTCCGGACGCACGGCGACGAGGCCGTCTTCGGCGGCGGGAAGACGCTCCGCGACGGGCTCGGGATGGCACCCGGCGTGACACAGCAGGAGGGTGCGCTGGATTGGGTCATCACGAACGCGACGGTGCTGGATCCCGTCGTCGGCATTGTCGCCGGCGACATCGGGATCCGGAACGGCGAGATCGTGGGGATCGGGAAGGCCGGCAACCCAGACACGATGGACGGCGTCGATATGGTCGTCGGGCCCTCCACGGACGCCTACCCCGCCGAGGGGAAGATCGCGACCGCCGGCGGGCTGGACATCCACGTCCACTGGAACTCCGCACAACTCCACGAACACGCGCTCGCCTCGGGCATCACGACGATGCTCGGCGGCGGCTACGGCGGCGGCGCGGCGACCACGACCACGGGCCCGGAGAACGTCAAACGGTTCCTCCAGGCCGCCGACGAGTGGCCGGTCAACGTCGGCTTCTACGGGAAGGGCAACGCCTCGGACCCCGAACCGCTGCACGAACAGATCGACGCCGGCGTCTGCGGGCTGAAGCTCCACGAGGACTGGGGATCGACGCCGGAAGCCATCGACACCGCCCTCGCGGTCGCCGAGGACACCGACGTTCAGGTGTGTATGCACACCGACACGCTCAACGAGGCCGGCTTCCTGGAGACGACCTTCGAGGCGGTCGACGGGCGGACGATGCACCTGTTCCACATCGAGGGCGCCGGCGGCGGCCACGCGCCCGACATAATGGAACTGGTCGGCGAGCCGAACATGCTCCCTTCGTCGACGAACCCGTCGATGCCGTACACCGACAACACCTTCGACGAACACCTGGATATGGTGATGGTCTGTCACCACCTGAACCCGGACGTCCCCGAGGACGTGGCGTTCGCGGAATCGCGGGTCCGCTCGGAGACCATCGCCGCCGAGGACGTCCTCCACGACGTGGGCGCGATCTCGATGATGACCTCCGACGCCCAGGCGATGGGGCGGGTCGGCGAGGTGATCCCGCGGACCTGGCAGACCGCCTCGAAGATGAAGTCCCAGCGCGGCCCGCTCCCGGAGGATTCGGAGTCCGACGGCGACAACCACCGGATCAAACGCTACCTCGCGAAGTACACGATCAACCCGGCGATCTCGTCGGGGATCGACGAGTACGTCGGCAGTTTGGAACCCGGGAAACTCGCCGACATCTGCCTGTGGGATCCGGCCTTTTTCGGCGTCAAACCCGCGATGACGTTCAAAGGCGGGTTCCCCGTCCACTCGGAGATGGGCGAGGCCAACGGCTCGCTCATGACCTGCCAGCCGGTCAAGCAGCGCGAACGGGCGGGCGCGAAGGGGACCGCCAAACACGCCCTGTCGGTGTCGTTCGTCTCGCCGGCCGCCGCGGAGGCTGGTGTCGGCGGGGCCTACGGCCTCGACAAGCGGGTCCTCCCCGTCGAGGGGACGCGCACGCCCGCCAAGGGCGATATGCTGTACAACGACTACTGTCCGGACGACATCGAGGTGGACTCCGAGACGTTCGAGGTGACGATCGACGGCGAACACATCACCTGTGAACCGGCGTCGGAGCTCCCGCTCGCACAACGGTACACGATCTGA
- a CDS encoding urease subunit gamma, whose amino-acid sequence MKLTPKEEERLTVFTAAEVARRRKERGVLLSHPETVAYISDWCIERAREGQSVAEIRSGATGLLGREDVMEGVPEMVDMIQVEPMFPDGTKLVTVHDPIRADSVGSEDGAGDDTNTDGDGGEGDAE is encoded by the coding sequence ATGAAACTCACACCCAAAGAGGAGGAACGACTGACGGTCTTCACCGCCGCGGAGGTCGCAAGACGCCGCAAGGAGCGCGGCGTCCTGCTGAGCCACCCCGAGACGGTCGCGTACATCAGCGATTGGTGCATCGAGCGCGCCCGGGAGGGACAGTCCGTCGCGGAGATCCGGTCGGGGGCCACAGGCCTGCTCGGCCGCGAGGACGTGATGGAGGGGGTTCCGGAGATGGTCGATATGATCCAGGTCGAGCCGATGTTCCCCGACGGCACCAAGCTGGTGACGGTCCACGACCCGATCCGCGCCGACAGCGTCGGCAGCGAGGACGGCGCAGGCGACGATACGAACACCGACGGCGACGGCGGAGAGGGGGACGCGGAATGA
- the ureG gene encoding urease accessory protein UreG, producing the protein MSLTHRDVATVGIGGPVGSGKTSLLTEIVPELRASGLDVGVIANDILTQEDADRLRERFDGVVPPELVAGVETGACPHTGIREDPSMNLRQIDAFLDDHPELDLVLIESGGDNLAATFNPELADYSLYVISVAEGDDIPRKRGPGVVDCDLLVINKTDLAPHVDADLDAMERDADDVRDGPFVFTDCKAREGLDEVLAHVREGVLFA; encoded by the coding sequence ATGAGCCTCACCCACCGCGACGTCGCGACCGTCGGCATCGGCGGGCCGGTCGGCTCCGGCAAGACGTCGCTCCTGACGGAGATCGTCCCGGAACTCCGGGCGAGCGGGCTGGACGTGGGCGTGATCGCCAACGACATTCTCACCCAGGAGGACGCCGACCGCCTCCGGGAGCGGTTCGACGGGGTGGTGCCCCCGGAGCTGGTCGCCGGGGTCGAGACCGGCGCGTGCCCCCACACCGGAATCCGCGAGGATCCCTCGATGAACCTCCGACAGATCGACGCGTTCCTCGACGACCACCCGGAACTGGATCTCGTCCTGATCGAGAGCGGCGGCGACAACCTCGCGGCGACGTTCAACCCCGAACTCGCGGACTACTCGCTGTACGTCATCAGCGTCGCCGAGGGCGACGACATCCCGCGGAAGCGGGGCCCCGGCGTCGTGGATTGTGACCTGCTCGTGATCAACAAGACGGACCTCGCGCCGCACGTCGACGCCGACCTCGACGCGATGGAGCGCGACGCCGACGATGTCCGCGACGGCCCGTTCGTCTTCACCGACTGCAAGGCGCGGGAGGGCCTCGACGAGGTCCTGGCGCACGTCCGCGAGGGGGTGCTGTTCGCCTGA
- a CDS encoding urease accessory protein UreD, whose protein sequence is MAADAPHPSFEAYAAEPVPQAAVGSPGKDGRLELTFRETAGGTALVKDYATAPFHVSGTLDHDPHPDVTTVIVQSSTGGVAQGDRRDVDVAVGADALARVTTGGSTKVQSMEHNYAAADVSLSVESEGHLEYLPEPTILHADARYHARLTLDLAADATAILGNVVVPGRLARGERFEFERYLSRVHATGPDGLLFEDATHLTPGDGNPTAPGVFGEFSVYGSLFVAAPDRDAGALSDRLHAAVADHEARAGATELPNGAGAVVRALGHRAETARAALHAARNRARKSLLDAPAPSGRAY, encoded by the coding sequence ATGGCGGCCGACGCCCCGCACCCATCGTTCGAGGCGTACGCCGCGGAGCCGGTGCCCCAGGCGGCGGTCGGCTCGCCCGGGAAGGACGGCCGGCTGGAACTGACCTTCCGGGAGACGGCGGGCGGGACCGCGCTTGTGAAAGACTACGCGACTGCGCCGTTCCACGTGTCGGGGACGCTCGATCACGATCCACACCCGGACGTAACGACCGTGATCGTCCAGTCGTCGACGGGCGGCGTTGCACAGGGCGACCGCCGCGACGTCGATGTCGCGGTCGGCGCCGACGCCCTCGCCCGCGTCACGACCGGCGGGTCCACGAAAGTGCAGTCGATGGAGCACAACTACGCGGCGGCGGACGTGTCGCTGTCGGTCGAGTCGGAGGGCCACCTCGAGTACCTGCCGGAGCCGACGATCCTGCACGCCGACGCCCGGTATCACGCCCGCCTCACGCTGGATCTCGCGGCCGACGCCACGGCGATCCTCGGGAACGTCGTCGTCCCGGGTCGGCTGGCCCGCGGCGAGCGCTTCGAGTTCGAGCGGTACCTGTCGCGCGTCCACGCCACCGGTCCCGACGGGCTCCTGTTCGAGGACGCCACGCACCTCACGCCGGGCGACGGAAACCCGACGGCCCCGGGCGTGTTCGGGGAGTTTTCGGTCTACGGCTCGCTTTTCGTCGCCGCCCCCGACCGCGACGCGGGAGCGCTGAGCGACCGGCTGCACGCGGCGGTCGCGGACCACGAGGCGCGGGCCGGAGCCACGGAACTCCCGAACGGCGCCGGCGCGGTCGTCCGCGCGCTGGGGCACCGCGCCGAGACGGCGCGGGCGGCGCTGCACGCAGCCCGGAACCGGGCCCGGAAGAGCCTGCTCGACGCCCCGGCGCCGTCTGGGAGGGCGTACTGA
- a CDS encoding urease accessory protein UreE, producing MLVAERYLGHRDDAEVAARLSNADPHRVVLSDTDRRRSRVRTETQAGADLGIVVAAELGDGDVLETAEGDPVVVELAAVDALVVDFGDSDVPATAALAVGHAAGNRHWDLAVRDGEALFPVPDTRERMREAIEGDLPAGVRTRFESVPPTTFDDGGTPEHAHSHSGGGHEYEHDAAHDHGDHAHSGIPGRSVRSSEDGRDA from the coding sequence ATGCTGGTCGCCGAACGGTATCTCGGCCACCGTGACGACGCCGAGGTGGCGGCTCGGCTCTCGAACGCCGACCCCCACCGCGTGGTGCTTTCTGACACCGACCGCCGGCGCTCCCGGGTCCGGACCGAGACCCAGGCGGGGGCCGATCTCGGCATCGTCGTCGCCGCGGAACTCGGGGACGGCGACGTCCTCGAAACCGCCGAGGGGGACCCCGTGGTCGTGGAACTCGCGGCCGTCGACGCACTCGTCGTCGACTTCGGGGACAGCGACGTCCCGGCGACCGCGGCGCTCGCGGTCGGTCACGCGGCTGGAAACCGACACTGGGACCTCGCCGTCCGCGACGGGGAGGCCCTCTTTCCGGTTCCCGACACCCGCGAGCGGATGCGCGAAGCGATCGAAGGGGACCTTCCGGCGGGCGTGAGGACGCGTTTCGAGTCCGTCCCGCCGACGACCTTCGACGACGGCGGGACGCCGGAGCACGCCCACAGCCACAGCGGGGGAGGCCACGAGTACGAACACGACGCGGCTCACGACCACGGAGACCACGCACACTCCGGCATCCCCGGTCGCAGCGTTCGCTCCTCGGAGGACGGCCGTGATGCGTGA
- a CDS encoding urease accessory protein UreF: protein MRDDATLEAFRLADSFLPVGTNSISSGIEQFVQEGRIENLDDLRAVLEAYLRNQVGTADLVALRAAHEAARDDDVAAVRAADRRLTAVTLPAEFREAATQSGARLLSLQRDLRSDPLLDAYAAAVDDGTAPGNHPVVLGAVAGRAGIAEREACLVYCHGFLTGLLGAAQRLLSVGHTGVQRALDRLRPTVRAAVDASDARTLDDLTSFTPLAEVLSADHERADRRLFLS from the coding sequence ATGCGTGACGACGCGACGCTCGAGGCGTTCCGCCTGGCCGACTCCTTTCTCCCGGTCGGCACGAACTCCATCTCTTCGGGGATCGAGCAGTTCGTCCAGGAGGGGCGGATCGAGAACCTCGACGACCTCCGGGCGGTGCTGGAGGCGTACCTCCGCAACCAGGTCGGAACGGCCGACCTCGTGGCGCTCCGGGCCGCACACGAAGCCGCCCGCGATGACGACGTCGCGGCCGTCCGTGCCGCCGACCGCCGGCTGACGGCCGTGACGCTGCCGGCGGAGTTCCGCGAGGCCGCCACCCAGTCGGGTGCCCGGCTGCTCTCACTCCAGCGTGACCTCCGCTCGGACCCGTTGTTGGACGCGTACGCCGCGGCAGTCGACGACGGAACGGCCCCCGGCAACCACCCGGTCGTGCTGGGCGCCGTCGCCGGCCGCGCCGGAATCGCGGAGCGGGAGGCGTGTCTGGTGTACTGTCACGGCTTCCTGACCGGGTTGCTCGGGGCCGCCCAGCGGCTGCTCTCGGTCGGCCACACCGGGGTCCAGCGGGCGCTCGATCGGCTCCGACCGACCGTCCGGGCGGCTGTCGACGCCAGCGACGCGCGGACGCTCGACGATCTGACGTCGTTCACGCCGCTCGCGGAGGTTCTATCGGCGGACCACGAGCGCGCGGATCGGCGCCTGTTCCTGAGTTGA
- a CDS encoding universal stress protein, whose product MISSLLVPMDDSEMAERALEYALENHPEAEITVLHVAGNPSLMGGTAAGLALEDDAGEAAESKAEGVFDRARELAAEHGLEIDTEVGMGHPARAILNRAEGFDAVVIGTHSGSLSDRLFVGNVAKKVANRAPVPVTVVR is encoded by the coding sequence ATGATATCGAGCCTCCTCGTGCCGATGGACGACTCGGAGATGGCCGAACGGGCCCTCGAATACGCACTCGAGAACCATCCCGAGGCCGAGATCACCGTGCTCCACGTCGCCGGCAACCCGTCGCTGATGGGTGGCACGGCGGCGGGGCTGGCGCTGGAGGACGACGCCGGCGAAGCTGCCGAGTCGAAGGCCGAGGGTGTCTTCGACCGGGCGCGGGAACTTGCGGCCGAGCACGGATTGGAGATCGACACCGAGGTGGGGATGGGCCACCCCGCACGAGCGATCCTGAACCGGGCCGAGGGGTTCGACGCGGTGGTGATCGGGACCCACAGCGGGTCGTTGAGCGACCGGCTGTTCGTCGGCAACGTCGCGAAGAAGGTGGCCAACCGGGCACCCGTTCCGGTGACGGTCGTCCGCTGA
- a CDS encoding DUF2309 domain-containing protein, whose translation MSTETAIEDRIDAAADAVGAAWPLHSFVTANPLAGFEDTPFHEAVADAERLLGGDGYPSAAVFRGALEDGRIDPELLREELDAHGYETDPEASLSALAAAESDPSGTADDTATSPATERVDAVLTKWLAAFLDQGGAEWAMPDRDRGFYTAFRAVARHDDEIPNGEAIAALPGDPVQVVQTSLDEYPEPERRAILEFHLAALPGWTGLIKQRVGDGDAWQSAYPISLPGYLAARLALADQFDAPLAPDEAPAHPDAATRTDPTEAAASGVPLPEVWLTAWERSYRSELTGAVAEASRLLADSESADRPDAQLVFCIDTRSEIIRRHIEAAGDYETHGYAGFFGIPMRHEGYGSDVTVDACPPILEPEHHIADRPASGTAGEKGAYDRWRAARETASEALADLRSNAATAFSFVESAGAGYGLGLILRTLLPTRVYDLLDAADRRLPDAHEFCEPDFEGRSEAGALPSGLTHEQKVEYAATAFELMGIEQFGRLVVFAGHASETANNPFDSSLDCGACAGNPGGPSARVLAAICNDEAVRTDLRERGIDVPDDTVFVAGEHNTTTDEVTLYAGTVPGTHADDVERLRADLATARAGAAAERAEDMGAAPESGVRETERRAADWAETRPEWGLAGNAGFVIGPRELTAGVDLDGRAFLHSYDWRTDPDGDALEAVLTGPMVVTQWINAQYYFATVDTGVYGSGSKVTQNPVGNVGVYQGNGGDVMTGLPLQSVMAADDEPYHQPLRLSTVVHAPTDRVTGILADHEDLTRLLDNGWLSLSVVDPERDHRVFHYAGDLAWTPASPATEQEPEGQPTPTPADD comes from the coding sequence ATGAGTACTGAGACCGCTATCGAGGATCGTATCGACGCGGCGGCCGACGCCGTCGGCGCCGCCTGGCCGCTGCACTCCTTTGTCACCGCGAACCCACTCGCGGGGTTCGAGGACACGCCGTTCCACGAGGCCGTTGCGGACGCCGAGCGACTCCTCGGCGGCGACGGCTACCCGAGCGCAGCCGTCTTCCGGGGCGCCTTGGAGGACGGACGGATCGACCCCGAACTCCTCCGCGAGGAACTCGACGCCCACGGGTACGAGACCGACCCCGAGGCGTCGCTCTCGGCGCTGGCGGCCGCGGAGTCGGATCCGTCGGGGACGGCCGACGACACCGCGACGTCGCCGGCGACCGAGCGGGTCGACGCCGTCCTCACCAAGTGGCTGGCGGCGTTCCTCGACCAGGGCGGGGCGGAGTGGGCGATGCCGGACCGCGACCGCGGCTTCTATACGGCCTTCCGGGCGGTTGCCCGCCACGACGACGAGATCCCGAACGGCGAGGCGATCGCCGCCCTCCCTGGCGACCCCGTTCAGGTCGTTCAGACGTCTCTCGACGAGTATCCCGAACCGGAGCGGAGGGCGATCCTGGAGTTCCACCTGGCGGCGCTGCCGGGGTGGACCGGCCTGATCAAACAGCGTGTCGGCGACGGCGACGCCTGGCAGTCGGCGTATCCGATCTCCCTGCCCGGATATCTGGCGGCGCGGCTGGCGCTCGCCGACCAGTTCGACGCCCCGCTCGCGCCCGACGAGGCGCCCGCCCACCCCGACGCGGCGACACGTACGGACCCGACGGAGGCGGCCGCCTCGGGCGTTCCCCTCCCCGAGGTGTGGCTGACCGCGTGGGAGCGCAGCTACCGGTCGGAGCTGACCGGAGCGGTCGCGGAGGCGAGCCGGCTTCTCGCCGACAGCGAGTCGGCGGATCGCCCCGACGCGCAGCTGGTGTTCTGTATCGACACCCGGTCGGAGATCATCCGGCGGCACATCGAGGCCGCGGGCGACTACGAGACCCACGGCTACGCCGGCTTCTTCGGGATTCCGATGCGCCACGAGGGCTACGGCTCCGACGTGACCGTCGACGCCTGCCCCCCGATCCTGGAGCCGGAACACCACATCGCGGACCGTCCGGCGTCGGGGACCGCCGGGGAGAAGGGCGCATACGACCGCTGGCGCGCCGCCCGCGAGACTGCCTCGGAGGCGCTCGCGGACCTCCGCTCGAACGCCGCGACCGCGTTTAGCTTCGTCGAGAGCGCCGGCGCGGGGTACGGCCTGGGGCTTATCCTCCGGACGCTGCTGCCCACGCGCGTTTACGACCTGCTGGACGCCGCCGACCGCCGGCTGCCCGACGCCCACGAGTTCTGCGAGCCCGACTTCGAGGGGCGCTCCGAGGCCGGAGCGCTTCCGTCCGGGCTCACACACGAACAAAAAGTCGAGTACGCGGCGACGGCGTTCGAACTGATGGGGATCGAGCAGTTCGGGCGGCTGGTGGTCTTCGCGGGCCACGCAAGCGAGACTGCGAACAACCCGTTCGACTCGAGCCTCGACTGCGGCGCCTGCGCCGGCAACCCGGGCGGCCCGAGCGCCCGCGTCCTCGCAGCGATCTGCAACGACGAGGCCGTCAGGACCGATCTCCGGGAGCGCGGGATCGACGTGCCCGACGACACCGTCTTCGTCGCCGGTGAACACAACACGACCACCGACGAGGTGACGCTGTACGCCGGCACCGTCCCCGGAACGCACGCCGACGACGTCGAACGACTCCGCGCGGACCTCGCAACCGCCCGCGCCGGCGCGGCCGCAGAGCGGGCCGAGGACATGGGCGCCGCCCCGGAATCGGGTGTCCGCGAGACCGAGCGCCGCGCGGCCGACTGGGCGGAGACCCGCCCGGAGTGGGGGTTGGCCGGGAACGCGGGGTTCGTGATCGGGCCGCGGGAACTCACAGCCGGGGTCGACCTGGACGGCCGGGCGTTCCTCCACTCCTACGACTGGCGGACCGATCCCGACGGCGACGCCCTGGAGGCCGTCCTCACGGGGCCGATGGTCGTCACCCAGTGGATCAACGCCCAGTACTACTTCGCGACGGTCGACACCGGGGTCTACGGCAGCGGCTCGAAGGTGACACAGAACCCCGTCGGCAACGTCGGCGTCTACCAGGGCAACGGCGGCGACGTGATGACGGGACTTCCGCTGCAGTCGGTGATGGCCGCAGACGACGAACCGTACCACCAGCCCCTCCGGCTCTCGACGGTGGTCCACGCGCCGACCGACCGCGTCACGGGGATCCTCGCCGACCACGAGGACCTGACGCGCCTGCTCGACAACGGGTGGCTCTCGCTTTCGGTCGTCGACCCCGAACGCGACCACCGGGTGTTCCACTACGCCGGCGATCTGGCGTGGACGCCGGCGTCGCCCGCGACCGAACAGGAACCCGAAGGGCAGCCGACGCCCACGCCCGCCGACGACTGA
- a CDS encoding proton-conducting transporter transmembrane domain-containing protein yields the protein MTEHDGPTTVGQLPTPTRSGSRVPWALTRLAWLLCVASVGVLAARVVADLSWGVPGLVVVDGLTAVMWVTVTFFSGIVHSYSRRYLAGSRTVDRFVGRVFAFTLTVMVLVAADSFVLFVAAWVTMGLVMAELIGHVEGWPQAGAAAALARRYFLAGGAALTVAIGALRLSTGAAAISAVPAAVEAAPSALVLLVAAALLLAAMIQSALVPFHTWLLSSMTAPTPASALMHAGFVNAGGVLLVRFAPVVTVDAGVLLAVVLVGATSAILGKFLKTVRTDVKGKLGCSTVGQMGFMIVQAGLGFFGAAVAHLILHGFYKAYQFLGSGGTVHHEHPTATPDSGSLTPLGVVATGGTALAAGGTFAVLTGKGTSFDSGLLLTLLVTLTTLHAARGFVADAALPGAVRYGAVPVVAIPAIAVYAGVYNVVAGLLAGLPAVGEPAALTPIHGLVAVAFLAAYLAVETGAYKRSRRVYVALLNATQPAPETQLTATEDYNEY from the coding sequence TGTAGGACAGCTGCCGACGCCGACGCGCTCGGGCTCCCGGGTGCCGTGGGCGTTGACGCGACTCGCCTGGCTCCTCTGTGTCGCGAGCGTCGGCGTGCTGGCCGCCCGGGTCGTCGCCGACCTCTCCTGGGGGGTACCTGGCCTCGTGGTCGTCGACGGGCTGACGGCCGTGATGTGGGTGACTGTCACGTTCTTCAGCGGCATCGTCCACAGCTACTCGCGGCGCTACCTCGCCGGCAGCCGGACCGTAGACCGGTTCGTCGGGCGCGTGTTCGCGTTCACGCTGACGGTGATGGTCCTGGTCGCCGCGGACAGTTTCGTCCTGTTCGTGGCCGCGTGGGTCACAATGGGGCTGGTGATGGCCGAGCTGATCGGCCACGTCGAGGGGTGGCCGCAGGCGGGGGCCGCCGCGGCGCTTGCCCGCCGGTACTTCCTGGCCGGCGGCGCCGCACTGACGGTCGCAATCGGCGCGCTCCGGTTGTCGACCGGGGCGGCCGCGATATCAGCGGTTCCCGCTGCCGTCGAGGCCGCCCCCTCGGCGCTCGTGCTCCTCGTCGCGGCCGCGCTCCTGCTCGCGGCGATGATCCAGTCGGCGCTGGTGCCGTTCCACACCTGGCTGCTCTCGTCGATGACGGCTCCGACGCCGGCGTCGGCGCTGATGCACGCCGGGTTCGTCAACGCCGGCGGGGTCCTGCTCGTGCGGTTCGCGCCGGTCGTCACCGTCGACGCCGGCGTGTTGCTCGCGGTCGTCCTGGTCGGCGCGACGAGCGCGATCCTGGGGAAGTTCCTGAAGACCGTCCGGACCGACGTCAAGGGGAAACTCGGCTGCTCGACGGTCGGCCAGATGGGCTTTATGATCGTCCAGGCCGGGTTGGGCTTCTTCGGTGCCGCGGTCGCCCACCTGATCCTCCACGGGTTCTACAAGGCCTACCAGTTCCTGGGGTCGGGTGGCACCGTCCACCACGAGCACCCGACTGCGACGCCGGATTCCGGCTCGCTGACGCCGCTCGGGGTCGTTGCGACCGGTGGCACCGCGCTCGCGGCGGGGGGTACCTTCGCGGTGCTGACCGGGAAGGGCACCAGCTTCGATTCCGGCCTCCTGCTCACGCTGCTCGTGACGCTGACGACGCTCCACGCCGCCCGTGGGTTCGTAGCCGACGCCGCGCTCCCGGGTGCCGTCCGCTACGGTGCCGTCCCGGTCGTCGCGATACCGGCCATCGCCGTCTACGCCGGCGTCTACAACGTCGTGGCCGGACTCCTCGCCGGACTGCCGGCGGTCGGGGAGCCGGCCGCGTTGACCCCGATCCACGGGCTTGTCGCCGTCGCGTTCCTGGCGGCGTATCTCGCCGTCGAGACCGGCGCCTACAAGCGGAGCCGGCGGGTCTACGTCGCGCTCCTGAACGCAACCCAGCCCGCCCCCGAAACGCAGCTAACCGCCACGGAGGACTACAATGAGTACTGA